In a genomic window of Punica granatum isolate Tunisia-2019 chromosome 6, ASM765513v2, whole genome shotgun sequence:
- the LOC116210068 gene encoding SKP1-like protein 1B: MSSPRKITLKSSDGETFEVDEAVAVESQTIKHMIEGEGDGADIAIPLPDVTSKILAKVIEYCKKHVESRSSEDRANNEELKSWDADFIKVDRATLYDLILAAKSLNIKSLLDLTCHTAMDMIRGENPEATGKILGIGMFLR; the protein is encoded by the exons ATGTCGTCTCCGAGGAAGATCACCCTGAAGAGCTCCGACGGCGAGACGTTCGAGGTGGACGAGGCGGTGGCCGTCGAGTCCCAGACGATCAAGCACATGATCGAGGGCGAGGGCGACGGTGCCGATATCGCCATCCCCCTACCCGATGTCACCAGCAAGATCCTCGCCAAGGTGATCGAGTACTGCAAGAAGCACGTCGAGTCCAGAAGCTCCGAGGATCGCGCCAACAACGAGGAGCTCAAGTCCTGGGACGCCGACTTCATCAAAGTCGATCGGGCCACCCTGTACGATCTCATCCTG GCTGCAAAGAGTCTGAACATCAAGAGCTTGTTGGACCTGACATGCCACACTGCGATGGACATGATCAGGGGCGAGAATCCCGAGGCGACGGGCAAGATCCTCGGTATTGGTATGTTCCTTCGCTGA
- the LOC116211936 gene encoding SKP1-like protein 1A, with product MSSPRKITLKSSDGETFEVDEAVAVESQTIKHMIEDDCADNAIPLPNVTSKILAKVIEYCKKHVESSSSEDRANDDELKSWDADFVKVDQAALFDLILAANYLNIKSLLDLTCQTVADMIKGKTPEEIRKTFNIKNDFTPEEEEEVRRENQWAFE from the exons ATGTCGTCTCCGAGGAAGATCACCCTGAAGAGCTCAGATGGCGAGACATTCGAGGTGGACGAGGCGGTGGCCGTCGAGTCCCAGACGATCAAACACATGATCGAGGACGACTGCGCCGATAACGCCATCCCCCTCCCCAACGTCACCAGCAAGATCCTCGCCAAGGTGATCGAGTACTGCAAGAAGCACGTCGAGTCCAGCAGCTCCGAGGATCGCGCCAACGACGATGAGCTCAAGTCCTGGGACGCCGACTTCGTCAAAGTCGATCAGGCCGCCCTGTTCGATCTCATCCTG GCTGCAAATTATCTCAACATCAAGAGCTTGTTAGACCTGACATGCCAAACTGTCGCGGACATGATCAAGGGTAAGACTCCTGAGGAGATCCGCAAGACCTTCAATATTAAGAATGACTTCACACctgaggaggaggaagaggttCGGCGAGAAAACCAGTGGGCCTTTGAGTGA